From a region of the Vanrija pseudolonga chromosome 2, complete sequence genome:
- the Acsf3 gene encoding Acyl-CoA synthetase family member 3, mitochondrial, giving the protein MASKLSSYPLLARIAAHAASAPSSPAIEDVPASLTVTYGELASDVVALGSTVVRTLSPDGSADAQEARIAILCDKGYLVPLALLSVWAAGGFAIPVLPSLPVPEQAYLVNNGDCALIVCDAKNRARADELAKIKEGGVPCSVLEISLASIRAAESGVADAAAHLASLAPIAGDRRAMMLYTSGTTGRPKGVVTRHLALAAQAESVVTAWRWTAADNLLHVLPLNHLHGIVVALLPTLWAGASVEMWERFDGGKVWHRWINAEGKRPISMFFAVPTVYTRLIEAHEKLDPETQAAASKASATLRLQVSGSAPLPESVKATWEKAGGVGGGQVLLERYGMTETGLIATTGWENEKRVKGCVGFPMPSVSIRLWDTNANALVTARDTPGEVQVSGEGIMREYWRLPEATAKEITPDGWFKTGDVAVWSGANGPPEAEGMLRILGRSSQDIIKSGGEKISAIEIERAILELDGMKDAAVVGVPDDVWGQVVAACIVTTRPELSLSALREELRSELAAFKLPRKLKVFDSIPRNAMGKIQKKIIVQNEFVAPAAA; this is encoded by the exons ATGGCGTCAAAACTCTCCTCGTaccccctcctcgcgcgcatcgcggcgcacgcagccagcgcgccctcctcgccagcgaTCGAGGACGTGCCCGCGTCCCTCACGGTCACCTATGGCGAGCTGGcgtccgacgtcgtcgcgctcggctccACTGTCGTCCGGACGCTGTCGCccgacggcagcgccgacgcacAAGAAGCGCGCATCGCGATCCTCTGCGACAAAGGGTACCTCGTGCCCCTTGCCCTGCTCTCTGTgtgggccgccggcggcttCGCCATCCCCGTGCTCCCGTCGCTCCCGGTCCCGGAACAGGCCTACCTCGTCAACAATGGCGACTGTGCGCTGATTGTTTGCGACGCTAAgaaccgcgcgcgcgcggacgagctcgcaaagatcaaggagggcggcgtgccgtgCTCAGTGCTCGAGATCTCACTCGCTTCGATCCGGGCAGCCGAGTCCGGCGTGGCTGACGCAGCGGCGCacctcgcctccctcgcccCGATCGCGGGCGACCGCCGCGCAATGATGCTCTACACGTCCGGCACGACCGGGAGGCCAAAGGGCGTCGTGACACGGCACttggcgctcgcggcccagGCCGAGAGCGTCGTCACAGCCTGGCGGTGGACAGCGGCGGATAACCTCCTCCACGTGCTCCCCCTGAACCACCTGcacggcatcgtcgtcgcgctcctcccgaCGCTGTGGGCCGGCGCGTCCGTCGAGATGTGGGAGCGGttcgacggcggcaaggtgtGGCATCGCTGGATtaacgccgagggcaagcgccCGATCAGCATGTTCTTCGCCGTGCCGACAGTGTACA CCCGCCTGATCGAGGCGCACGAGaagctcgaccccgagacgcaggccgcggcgtccaAGGCCTCCGCCACCCTCCGACTACAGGTGTCTGGCTCTGCGCCACTGCCAGAGAGCGTGAAGGCGACGTGGGAGaaggcgggcggcgtcggcggcgggcaggtCTTGTTGGAGCGGTACGGCATGACGGAGACGGGCCTGATCGCGACCACGGGGTGGGAGAACGAGAAGCGCGTCAAG GGCTGCGTCGGCTTCCCCATGCCTTCCGTGTCTATCAGGCTATGGGACACGAACGCGAACGCGCTCGTAACCGCGCGCGACACGCCGGGCGAGGTGCAGGTCTCCGGGGAGGGCATAATGCGCGAGTACTGGCGCCTGCCGGAGGCCACGGCGAAGGAGATCACGCCCGACGGGTGGTTCAAGACGGGCGACGTGGCGGTGTGGAGCGGCGCCAACGGGCCACCAGAGGCGGAGGGCATGCTGCGTATTCTCGGACGGTCGAGCCAGGATATCATCAAGTCGGGCGGGGAGAAGATCAGCGCGATCGAGATTGAGCGCGCGattctcgagctcgacggcatgaaggacgccgcggtcgtcggTGTGCCGGATGATGTGTGGGGGCAGGTG GTCGCGGCGTGCATCGTTACGACCCGCCCCGAGCTCTCCCTCTCGGCACTGCGCGAAGAGCTCCGCTCCGAGCTGGCGGCATTCAAGCTCCcgcgcaagctcaaggtGTTCGACAGCATCCCGCGCAACGCGATGGGCAAGATCCAGAAGAAGATCATCGTGCAGAACGAGTTTGTcgcgcctgcggcggcgtag
- the SPBC21C3.12c gene encoding Thioredoxin domain-containing protein translates to MPLTESTLSKAKNELAAASKKAGADPTYAIFYSSSVGGQLWCPGCRQVESVVKKSFEAAGKPNGTIVYVGNINEWKDKGNKGRTEYGLTHVPTILRLEGGKETGRLVGGQIANSSHLKALLTGGEVPRYEP, encoded by the exons ATGCCGCTCACAGAATCAAC CCTAAGCAAGGCCAAGAacgagctcgctgctgccagcaAGAAGGCCGGCGCGGACCCCACCTACGCCATCTTCTACTCCTCCAGCGTGGGCGGGCAGCTGTGGTGTCCT GGATGTAGGCAGGTCGAGAGCGTCGTTAAGAAGTCgttcgaggcggcgggcaagcCGA ACGGCACAATAGTCTACGTCGGCAACATCAACGA GTGGAAGGATAAAGGCAACAAGGGGAGGACAGAGTACGGCCTGACGCATGTGCCGACGATCCTGCGGCTCGAGGGg GGCAAGGAAACTGGCCGCCTTGTCGGAGGGCAGATCGCAAACTCGAGCCATTTGAAGGCGTTGCTtacgggcggcgaggtgccgcGGTACGAGCCGTAG
- the ALG12 gene encoding Dol-P-Man:Man(7)GlcNAc(2)-PP-Dol alpha-1,6-mannosyltransferase: MSRHRSLADYLTAAAVFAVPAAHVLVAPYTKVEESFTLHAAHDVLRYGLAPGEFANWDHRTFPGAVPRSFLPPIVLAALSYPTAAIATATGLAVTAIDIQVIVRLTLALVFSLSLIHLTHTLRARYNAATARWFVVLTLIQFHIPYYAGRTLPNFTALPLFIYSLSLILREKYFSAIAILTAAATVIRLEIALFVVPTALSLAVQKKISFVSAIAAGALGGFGSLAIAAPIDYTLWAPTLPHPSLPTFTTLHTAWPELSAMLFNIVGGHSEEWGVMPRNFYIKNLAKIMLGSFPLYIVGLIWVSLHMASSIDGGLFENKTLLRTVGELIIDFLPGTYVMVGALSAVGHKEWRFIVYVIPVLNMISAATAAAIAAFPHRLVRTLARLGLVGLVLLSTGFTVFSTWVSTYNYPGGDVWQVLETINIPENAVIHFPSYPLQTGATLFTFLHANFSPSSAFPPHAEPVWTYSKDENEALLTPIGAWDAKIDYVVTPFASTFSEIKTTDGVPLWQLVGSVDGLDGVGLGGKYGVEVRVARKIGILKRIGTYPSAMSLEISYFTPSTSLLFLGLASFWAFSSDPHVISKVPLSSGDRSPLPISPASRHSPLNSPVLSGDEGEIEGYIFVTPPRKSLGWFVWR; the protein is encoded by the exons ATGTCACGACACCGTTCACTGGCAGACTacctcaccgccgcggcagtgttcgccgtgcccgccgcgcacgtcctcgtcgcgccgtacaccaaggtcgaggagagcTTCACCCTCcacgcggcgcacgacgtGCTGCGGTACGGCCTCGCGCCGGGCGAGTTTGCAAAC TGGGACCACCGTACCTTCCCTGGTGCTGTGCCGCGCTCATTCTTGCCCCCGAttgtgctcgccgcgctgtcgTACCCCACTGCCGCGatcgcgacggcgactggcCTCGCTGTCACCGCGATTGACATCCAGGTCATTG tCCGCCTtaccctcgccctcgtcttcTCCCTCTCGCTCATTCACCTCACTCACACTCTCCGCGCGCGCTACAatgccgccacggcgcgctggttcgtcgtcctcacccTTATCCAGTTCCACATTCCCTACTACGCTGGCCGTACCCTGCCCAACTTTACTGCCCTGCCTTTGT TCATCTACTCCCTCTCCCTCATCCTCCGCGAGAAATACTTCAGCGCCATCGCCATcttgaccgccgccgcgactgTCATCCGACTCGAGATCGCACTCTTCGTCGTCCCCACCGCCCTGTCCCTCGCGGTGCAGAAGAAGATCTCCTTCGTGTCGGCCATcgcagccggcgcgctcggcgggttCGGCAGCCTTG CCATCGCCGCACCAATCGACTACACCCTGTGGGCGCCGACCCTGCCGCACCCCTCGCTCCCGACCTTCACGACTCTCCACACCGCGTGGCCAGAACTCTCGGCCATGCTCTTCAACATTGTCGGCGGGCACTCGGAGGAGTGGGGTGTGATGCCGCGCAACTTCTACATTAAGAACCTCGCCAAGATCATGCTGGGCTCGTTCCCGCTCTACATCGTCGGCCTGATCTGGGTGTCCCTCCACATGGCGAGCTCGATTGACGGCGGTCTGTTTGAGAACAAGACGCTGTTGCgcaccgtcggcgagctgatCATCGACTTCTTGCCGGGCACCTATGTTATGGTCGGCGCATTGAGCGCCGTCGGGCACAAG GAGTGGCGCTTCATCGTCTATGTCATCCCCGTCCTCAACATGATCTcggctgccactgccgcggcCATTGCTGCATTCCCTCACCGCCTGGtgcgcacgctcgctcgcctcggcctcgtcggccttgtcctcctcaGCACGGGCTTCACCGTCTTCTCAACCTGGGTCAGCACGTACAACTACCCCGGCGGCGATGTCTGGCAGGTGCTCGAGACGATCAACATCCCCGAGAATG CCGTCATCCACTTCCCCTCGTACCCGCTGCAGACCGGCGCGACTCTCTTCACCTTCCTGCATGCCAACTTttccccgtcgtcggcgttcccaccccacgccgagcccgtgtGGACCTACTCCAAGGACGAGAACGAGGCACTTCTCACACCCATCGGTGCATGGGACGCAAAGATCGACTACGTCGTCACGCCGTTCGCCTCGACTTTCAGCGAGATCAAGACGACGGACGGTGTTCCGCTCTGGCAGCTTGTCGGCAGCGTTGACGGCCtggacggcgtcggccttggcggcaaGTATGGTGTCGAGGTGCGCGTTGCCCGCAAGATTGGCATCCTCAAGCGCATCGG CACATACCCCAGTGCCATGTCCCTCGAAATCAGCTACTtcacgccgtcgacatcgctcctcttcctcggcctggcgTCCTTCTGGGCCTTCTCGAGCGACCCGCACGTCATCTCCAAGGTGCCGCTCTCGTCGGGCgaccgctcgccgctgcccatCTCGCCTGCGTCGCGGCACTCGCCGCTCAACTCGCCCGTGCTGtccggcgacgagggcgagatcgAGGGATACATCTtcgtcacgccgccgcggaagAGCCTCGGGTGGTTTGTGTGGCGatag
- the LAC12_1 gene encoding Lactose permease — protein sequence MDTKPAPTHAEHASGGDGSSIRKVSSTSSPPAHEEVDERAVALRLARTADPGLRLASWRGLKFIFYVLVVCMCSGDSGFDGTIMSSVNSMLQFQRYFNLGTDGKGAAKTGIVFGIYTVGQVCAFFPAVVLPDRIGRRWTMFLANLLLVGGAFLAGFAQNMSMFLGGRFLVGMGCTCAAQGAKSYLSEVTSPWNRGRWMGLQNSFYYVGQLLASGLAIPLGRIASNWSWRVPLLLQCMLGFINVLFVLLLPESPRWVYAQGRRDEAVKILADLHSRDNDINSPLVQLEIAEFEESISLTGADKRPFDFRPLFTTAAQRYRFGMCVIVACWGQLSGNGLITYFLPLLLKQAGIQSPDRQRVLNFVNSVTSFIGALTGTSLVDFVGRRFLMLFAEISCMSGMFIVAGLLSNSGPQNQTRANAGISFIFLFMVFYSFGWTPLQSLYPAESLAYEVRAKGLALQSWCTNIFSLINTFGLPSALAALSWKTYLIFGIWDIVGIIVIYLFVVETKQLSLEELDEVFNAPNPKQTSFALAAEAKKREAEHLARLNAGDV from the exons ATGGACACCAAGCCGGCCCccacgcacgccgagcacgccagcggcggcgacggaaGCTCGATCCGCAAGGtctcgagcacgtcctcgccgcctgcacacgaggaggtcgacgagcgcgccgtcgcgctccggCTCGCGCGGACTGCGGATCCCGGGCTGAGGCTGGCATCATGGCGCGGCCTCAAGTTTATCTTTTACGTGCTCGTCGTGTGCATGTGTTCTGGGGACTCTG GCTTCGACGGCACCATCATGTCATCCGTCAACTCGATGCTCCAGTTCCAGCGCTACTTCAACCTCGGCACAGACGGCAAGGGCGCGGCCAAGACGGGCATCGTGTTCGGCATCTACACCGTCGGACAAGTCTGCGCCTTCTtccccgccgtcgtgctGCCTGATCGCATTGGGCGAAGGTGGACAATGTTCCTCGCAAACCTGTTGCTTGT cggcggcgccttcctcgcggGCTTTGCGCAGAACATGTCCATgttcctcggcggccgcttcctcgtcggcatggGCTGCACCTGCGCCGCGCAGGGCGCCAAGTCGTACCTCTCCGAGGTGACCTCCCCGTGGAACCGCGGACGGTGGATGGGCCTGCAAAACTCGTTCTACTACGTCGGGCAGCTGCTTGCCTCGGGCCTCGCGATCCCGCTCGGCCGCATCGCGTCCAACTGGTCCTGGCGCGTCCCGCTCCTCCTGCAGTGCATGCTCGGCTTCATCAACGTGCTCTTCGTGCTGCTTTTGCCAGAGTCCCCGCGCTGGGTGTACGCCCagggccggcgcgacgaggcggtcaagatcctcgccgacctccacTCGCGCGACAACGACATCAACTCGCCGCTCGTGCAGCTCGAGATTGCCGAGTTCGAGGAGAGCATCAGCCtgaccggcgccgacaagcgcCCGTTCGACTTCCGCCCACTCTTTaccaccgccgcgcagcgcTACCGCTTCGGCATGTGCGTGATTGTTGCTTGCTGGGGCCAGCTGAGCGGCAACGGCCTGATCACGTACTTCCTCCCCCTGCTTCTCAAGCAGGCCGGCATCCAGTCCCCGGACCGCCAGCGCGTCCTCAACTTTGTCAACTCGGTCACGTCGTTCATCGGCGCCCTGACGGGTACTtcgctcgtcgactttgtcggcCGCCGCTTCCTCATGCTCTTCGCTGAGATCTCGTGCATGTCGGGCATGTTCATCGTTGCTGGCCTCCTCTCCAACTCGGGCCCGCAGAACCAGACGCGCGCCAACGCGGGCATCTCGTTCATCTTCCTCTTCATGGTCTTCTACAGCTTCGGCTGGACGCCCCTGCAGTCGCTCTACCCCGCCGAAAGCCTCGCATACGAGGTGCGCGCCAAGGGCCTCGCCCTGCAGTCGTGGTGCACCAACATCTTCTCCCTCATCAACACGTTCGGCCTGCcctccgccctcgccgcgctctcgTGGAAGACGTACCTCATCTTCGGCATCTGGGACATTGTCGGCATCATCGTCATCTACCTGTTTGTCGTGGAGACCAAGCAgctctcgctcgaggagctcgacgaggtgttCAACGCGCCCAACCCCAAGCAGACGAGCTttgccctcgctgccgaggctaagaagcgcgaggccgagcaccTTGCCCGCCTGAACGCCGGCGACGTTTAG
- the cdc11 gene encoding Septation initiation network scaffold protein cdc11 yields the protein MADYVPAWQTDELLEEWVETSPSPPGSPRNENSPSPARQDAIGSINAKRGSLRSLGTGSAARALPPSRKSSLNNAPEFQRSPSNPFIRKASGMPSPPTSASGTSASGASEDGEHEENKPQSPPAAGTFLVKEGEEIHGHAFPKNPFGAGRDMFAALPLERMFEPPSPPVAGLSASPPPMSEPAQSPPPQSVEASPSPPPATPGSSYTGAYSSNSKSTSPKEPPPESIQRRISHQYAPVNPSRLSKSITPSDNSFATTADSSRAPTPPTPALPDDEEDGEADLDLTGVYESPGVSAHLYTGHSGLPNPRDLDDEFSSPERSERLQFYNRHDVSRSPSKEIDSMLNTTQDASSAGPSSMRELPSPDRDSLSPIASRDYQFTFEASVPDSPGELSDPHFDPSSDQLPNGDPSHSTLRHRAASANVGLRLFHHTYDTYTRDHLSALVDSIAGKGSLSPEAPDVRGLRDWSPAATNSAGSPDSRGFSATPSSSSSDGRSSKRLRMSPPSPGGPPPSRDWHAQGRLLMDRLRIHDDDLSATSDSVDSRSLDSRSQTRTASRSRTFSGSEGATHYDNGPTFDYSDVPPTPPVAPGSNREDADLPPYHRSNPSTASSAYLDRANQMLDKMKERKVSPSTSTADESDRNRHRVLSESSDQRASYPSSLSSANEDLPLPLSKRKIAVRQLSSESPSWDENSSSQQSSASPEQRPARPPGVVDLGNNPSREDLNRFISSSTVATATTMSTSFVKHSGPRDPTRSGVTVIRPGDVANLVPSRIGKMRLDPSTMRWVRAARDGSLTRVDEAGESRAAGSDESADPFAGFDSSGEQDQSHPEILVEIVQPVEVGSSETSDSEGGNSLNDRAEDVTPPVAERPPLTHSTSAPPILSTPTPATPGAQAGLAPTNPLRSALRNANSTPSSAVKKQLDWHPELTPRPARGDSAVPSSSSFKRSVSFSDGHIVRTVEVESVSIRRHQRQPSHDDDLFSDGGEATAGTSWQPSTRTRRIQHALDDLADLTLEDISPSKPARDLAVDRVPIRHVEDDEEEEEQSDETIQAPARFSRSRSSFRSRAGANATFLTECSFGVAHDRLVQLITDVQPFEPYWEQLRSIDLSHKGVESLARLKEFLPALDEAKLNDNAIDYLSGIPSTVRTLHVAGNRLSSLTSVNHLRNLQYLDISRNQLDSVSQLECLVHLRELKADDNAITDISGIMNMDCLVKLSVSGNKIEKVDFERARWEKLETINLSNNRIRSIKDLHRLKSVNSINLDKNHLTELEPRTAMTSVRTLRFSDNKISELDLSLFPKVRTLFADGNALPSLSRSRSGGNRIENLSLRNQRVQRFVLTSEDLQCVKRLYISGNRVDPDFLPSIPVYSLVYLEAAACNLTSWPSSLADRLPNLRILNVNYNFLPDLDALRGLARIRKIMAVGNRLGGGAKGAVRGLKGLTTLEEVDLRMNPSTLSFYLPILLPKAAAPSVGQAGAEASAPDSTWPALDAQFRRQLPDEWYSKRLMYRGMVMAVCPDLRTLDGVVIEEGEKKKAAMLIEYMREARGNGRSSG from the exons ATGGCAGACTACGTTCCAGCCTGGCAGACCGATGAGCTGCTGGAGGAATGGGTAGAGACATCGCCTTCACCACCAGGCAGCCCGCGCAACGAAAACTCGCCATCCCCAGCCCGCCAGGACGCCATCGGATCCATCAACGCAAAGCGAGGCTCTCTCCGGTCATTAGGCACAGGGAGCGCGGCTCGAGCCCTCCCCCCAAGCCGCAAGTCGAGCCTCAACAATGCGCCAGAGTTTCAGCGCTCGCCTTCCAACCCTTTCATTCGCAAGGCGTCGGGCATGCCCAGCCCGCCCACGTCAGCCAGCGGGACCTCGGCTtccggcgccagcgaggacggcgagcaTGAGGAGAACAAGCCGCAGTCACCCCCGGCGGCTGGGACCTTCCTGGTAaaagagggcgaggagattCATGGCCATGCCTTCCCCAAGAACCCCTTCGGCGCCGGGAGGGACATGTTCGCCGCCTTGCCCCTGGAAAGAATGTTTGAGCCGCCCTCCCCTCCTGTCGCTGGTTTGTCTGCGTCGCCTCCACCGATGTCCGAGCCGGCACAGTCCCCGCCCCCTCAGTCCGTTGAGGCGAGTCCATCGCCCCCGCCGGCCACGCCAGGGTCGTCATACACTGGAGCGTACTCCAGCAACTCGAAGAGCACGTCGCCGAAGGAGCCTCCGCCCGAATCCATCCAGAGACGCATCTCGCACCAGTACGCGCCTGTTAACCCATCGCGGTTGAGCAAGTCGATCACTCCGTCGGATAACTCGTTTGCAACGACAGCCGATTCGTCAAGAGCTCCGACCCCTCCGACGCCGGCATTGCcagatgacgaggaggacggggagGCAGACTTGGACCTCACCGGCGTGTACGAGAGCCCGGGCGTATCGGCGCACCTGTACACCGGTCACAGCGGTCTTCCCAACCCGCGCGATCTTGATGACGAGTTCTCAAGCCCCGAGAGGAGTGAGAGACTCCAGTTCTACAACAGACATGACGTTTCGAGATCACCCAGCAAGGAGATTGACTCGATGCTCAACACGACCCAGGATGCGTCGAGCGCTGGCCCGTCGTCCATGCGCGAGCTCCCCTCACCCGATCGCGACTCTCTCTCACCGATCGCCAGCCGCGACTACCAGTTCACGTTTGAGGCGTCTGTCCCGGACAGCCCTGGTGAGCTGTCAGACCCACACTTTGACCCGTCGTCGGACCAGTTGCCGAACGGCGACCCCTCGCACTCGACATTACGCCACCGAGCGGCGTCAGCCAACGTCGGCCTGCGTTTGTTCCATCACACGTACGACACGTACACTCGCGACCACCTgtccgccctcgtcgacagcaTTGCTGGCAAGGGGTCGCTGTCGCCCGAGGCCCCTGATGTTCGAGGACTTCGCGACTGGTCACCAGCGGCTACAAACTCTGCTGGATCGCCAGACTCGCGGGGATTCTCTGccacgccaagctcgtcgtcctcggatGGCCGATCGTCCAAGCGCTTGCGGATGTCCCCGCCGTCCCCTGGTGGCCCACCACCTTCGCGAGACTGGCATGCCCAAGGTCGACTCCTCATGGACCGCTTACGCATCCACGATGACGATCTGAGTGCAACGAGCGACAGTGTGGACAGCAGGTCGCTTGACAGTCGAAGTCAGACACGCACTGCCAGCCGAAGCCGCACCTTTTCTGGCAGCGAGGGAGCTACGCACTATG ATAACGGGCCTACGTTTGACTACAGTGATGTGCCTCCCACTCCCCCTGTTGCACCTGGCAGCAACCGAGAGGATGCCGACCTTCCACCGTACCACCGCTCGAACCCTTCCACAGCGTCATCGGCATACCTCGACCGTGCGAACCAGATGCTGGACAAGATGAAGGAACGCAAGGTCTCGCCCTCAACGTCCACAGCTGATGAGAGCGACCGCAACCGACACCGAGTCCTCTCAGAGTCCAGTGACCAACGTGCTTCGTACCCGAGCTCGCTGAGTTCGGCGAATGAGGACCTTCCGTTGCCATTGTCCAAGAGGAAG ATCGCGGTGCGCCAGCTCTCCAGCGAAAGCCCGAGCTGGGACGAAAACTCCTCGTCACAGcagtcgagcgcctcgcccgagCAGCGCCCCGCGAGACCACCTGGTGTCGTTGACCTTGGCAACAATCCCAGCCGCGAGGACCTCAACCGCTTCATCTCGTCTTCGACAGTGGCTACCGCCACAACCATGTCAACTTCGTTTGTCAAACACTCAGGCCCGCGCGACCCCACAAGATCTGGTGTCACCGTCATCCGTCCTGGAGATGTTGCGAACCTTGTTCCAAGCCGCATCGGCAAGATGAGGCTTGACCCGTCGACTATGCGCTGGGTTAGGGCTGCGCGCGAtggctcgctcactcgcgtcgacgaggctggAGAGAGTCGAGCGGCAGGCAGTGACGAAAGCGCCGACCCATTCGCTGGATTTGACAGCTCTGGGGAGCAGGACCAGTCGCACCCCGAGATCCTCGTCGAGATCGTCCAGCCTGTTGAGgttggcagcagcgagaCGTCAGACTCGGAAGGAGGCAACTCTCTGAATGACAGAGCGGAGGACGTTACCCCTCCCGTGGCTGAGCGACCACCTCTCACACAttccacctcggccccgcccaTCTTATCGACTCCTACACCAGCTACTCCCGGGGCCCAGGCAGGCTTGGCACCGACAAACCCTCTGAGGTCTGCCCTCCGGAATGCCAACTCGACCCCCAGCTCAGCAGTCAAGAAGCAATTGGACTGGCATCCCGAATTAACGCCCAGGCCGGCGCGTGGTGATTCGGCCGTGCCGAGTAGCTCGTCCTTCAAGCGAAGTGTTAGCTTCTCGGACGGGCACATTGTCAGAACGGTGGAGGTTGAAAGCGTTAGCATCCGGCGacaccagcgccagccatcgcacgacgacgacctgttctcggacggcggcgaggcgaccgCTGGGACCAGCTGGCAGCCGAGCACGCGTACGCGCAGGATTCAGCATGCGTTAGATGATCTCGCCGACCTCA CCCTCGAGGACATCTCTCCCTCAAAGCCGGCCCGTGACCTCGCTGTCGACCGCGTGCCAATTCGACACGTCGaagacgacgaagaggaggaggagcagagcGATGAGACTATCCAAGCCCCAGCGAGGTTctctcgctcgaggagctcgttcCGCAGCCGAGCAGGGGCCAACGCCACATTCCTCACGGAGTGCTCGTTTGGTGTGGCGCACGACCGCCTCGTGCAGCTCATCACCGATGTGCAGCCATTTGAGCCGTACTGGGAGCAGCTCCGCTCGATCGACCTCTCTCACAAGGGTGTCGAGAGCTTAGCGCGACTCAAGGAGTTCTTGCCCGCGCTTGATGAGGCTAAGCT GAACGACAATGCTATCGACTACCTCAGTGGCATCCCTTCCACTGTTCGCACTCTGCACGTTGCAGGCAACCGCCTGTCGAGCCTCACCTCTGTCAACCACCTGCGCAACCTCCAGTACCTCGACATCTCGCGGAACCAGCTCGACAGCGTCTCGCAGCTCGAATGTCTTGTGCAcctgcgcgagctcaagGCTGACGATAACGCGATCACTGACATTTCGGGCATCATGAACATGGACTGCCTCGTCAAGCTAAGTGTGTCGGGCAACAAGATCGAGAAGGTCGATTTTGAGCGTGCTCGATGGGAGAAGCTCGAGACGATCAACCTGTCGAACAACCGCATCCGCAGCATCAAGGACCTGCACAGGTTGAAGTCTGTCAACAGCATCAACCTCGACAAGAACCACCTCACCGAACTTGAGCCCCGCACGGCCATGACGTCGGTCCGCACTCTGCGGTTCAGTGACAACAAGATTtccgagctcgacctgtCACTGTTCCCCAAGGTGCGAACCTTGTTCGCGGACGGCAACGCACTGCCTAgcctctcgcgctcgcgcagcggtGGAAACCGTATCGAAAACCTGAGTCTGCGTAACCAGCGTGTACAGAGATTCGTCCTCACATCTGAGGACTTGCAGTGCGTCAAGCGCCTGTATATCTCGGGCAACCGCGTCGACCCAGACTTCCTGCCATCTATACCGGTCTATTCCCTCGTTTACCTCGAGGCTGCCGCGTGCAACCTCACTTCGTGGCCCAGTAGCTTGGCGGATCGTTTGCCCAACCTTCGGATCCTCAACGTCAACTACAACTTCCTGCCGGACCTCGACGCCTTGCGCGGCTTGGCGCGGATCCGCAAGATCATGGCGGTCGGCAACcggctgggtggtggggccAAGGGCGCTGTCCGTGGGCTCAAGGGCCTCACGACGCTGGAGGAGGTTGACTTGCGGATGAACCCGTCGACATTATCCTTCTACCTGCCAATCTTACTCCCCAAGGCGGCAGCTCCTTCTGTGGGCCAAGCAGGAGCAGAGGCCTCGGCACCCGACTCGACGTGGCCCGCCCTCGATGCCCAGttccgccgccagctcccCGACGAGTGGTACTCGAAGCGCCTGATGTACCGCGGCATGGTCATGGCCGTGTGCCCCGACTTGCGGACTCTGGACGGGGTCGTGATCGAGGAGGGCGAaaagaagaaggccgccatGCTCATCGAGTATATGCGCGAGGCCAGAGGCAACGGGAGAAGCTCTGGATGA